In Stigmatopora nigra isolate UIUO_SnigA chromosome 2, RoL_Snig_1.1, whole genome shotgun sequence, a single window of DNA contains:
- the LOC144211057 gene encoding pleckstrin homology domain-containing family G member 3-like isoform X2 — protein sequence MAPTYLERVVSEIIETERTYVTDLRMIVEDYLAHVIERAELSVRPEQVCFLFGNIEDIYEFNSELLQDLDLCRRDAVAVARCFVSKSQYFDIYTQYCTNYPNSVAALSACMRDQSLAGFFRERQAASERPLPLGSYLLKPVQRILKYHLLLQEIAKHFDPEDEGYEVVEEAICAMTAVAWYINDMKRKHEHAVRLQEVQSLLLNWKGPELSCYGELVLEGSFKVHRAKNQRTLFLLERVLLITKRRGQHYVYKTHIACSSLMLIESAKDTMSFSVTHYKQPKRPHTVQAKSADEKSTWAQHIKRVILENHHDIIPQKAKDAIFNSQHPAKYRREKVPSSSSDTFPRRRSSGKRRGGPRNDPVTWRRFLTSDRERAAGGKSVDLSSANGGALSPLFLPSAAGRSGERSEEETEERGDLSSDDSNGESGLAQKVGAPPPPYRQTTAEEGRPPSRGSPPAPGREDLQSAPAESSSDEDVEKEAGGSILPPSVLDKAGAIARHLAAESPRRRGPVPARSPGGFRRGGGAARPRPDRGLSGRERLLVGKIRNYYDNAESGDAGFGLRRRESLTYIPAGLVKTSVGRLNRPGGRGPPNGRVWALRRDLPDGGKVARAEPPDSAAVEGRESATSGQRFRPGEGGHRGRPGDEGALRAGPPDGGIPGPPDDADGKVRHLARRYSRRLKSQEAPAGRSVGQSFSGRKALAGVLEESGRERGAPAGLGPSAPSTSSTPSGVPHSDEGFDWPDVRELRSKYSEAGVPESRRRRSLRHARPKSRQRLGRARSLDVQRQNRDAEDVVPREEPALPNTAAVANDDDGGGGEAYVEIRSPTSREKISIPAVADRCRAYQESDEYRARSRGEAAETPPPRGHPAEGSPDARRADNGLVKNLREKFQKLNS from the exons ATGGCGCCCACGTACCTGGAGCGCGTGGTCTCCGAGATCATCGAGACGGAGAGGACTTACGTCACCGACCTGCGGATGATCGTGGAG GACTACCTGGCGCACGTCATCGAGCGGGCCGAGCTGAGCGTCCGACCGGAGCAGGTGTGCTTCCTCTTTGGGAACATCGAGGACATTTACGAGTTCAACAG CGAGCTGCTCCAGGACCTGGACCTGTGCCGGCGGGACGCCGTGGCGGTGGCCCGCTGCTTTGTCAGCAAG AGCCAGTACTTTGACATCTACACGCAGTACTGCACCAACTACCCCAA CTCGGTGGCGGCGCTGAGCGCCTGCATGCGGGACCAGAGCCTGGCCGGCTTCTTCCGGGAGCGGCAGGCGGCCTCGGAGCGCCCGCTGCCCCTGGGCTCCTACCTGCTGAAACCGGTTCAGAGGATCCTCAAGTACCACCTCCTGCTTCAG GAAATCGCCAAGCACTTTGACCCCGAGGACGAGGGCTACGAGGTGGTGGAGGAGGCCATCTGCGCCATGACGGCCGTGGCCTGGTACATCAACGACATGAAGCGCAAGCACGAGCACGCCGTCAGACTGCAG GAGGTGCAGTCGTTGCTGCTGAACTGGAAAGGTCCGGAGCTGAGCTGCTACGGCGAGCTGGTCCTGGAGGGAAGCTTCAAGGTGCACCGCGCCAAAAACCAGCGCACGCTCTTCCTCTTGGAACGCGTGCTGCTCATCACCAAACGTCGCGGCCAGCACTACGTCTACAAGACGCACATTGCC TGCTCCTCCTTGATGCTGATCGAGAGCGCCAAAGACACTATGAGCTTCAGCGTCACGCACTACAAGCAGCCCAAGCGCCCGCACACCGTGCAG GCCAAGTCGGCGGACGAGAAGAGCACGTGGGCCCAGCACATCAAACGCGTCATTCTGGAAAACCACCACGACATCATCCCGCAGAAG GCAAAAGACGCCATCTTCAATTCACAAC ATCCCGCCAAATATCGGCGGGAGAAAGTGCCGTCCTCCTCGTCGGACACCTTCCCGCGCCGACGCTCCTCAGGTAAACGTCGCGGCGGGCCGCGGAACGACCCAGTGACGTGGCGCCGGTTTTTGACTTCAGACCGGGAAAGGGCGGCCGGCGGCAAAAGCGTGGACTTGTCGTCAGCCAACGGCGGCGCGCTCTCGCCGCTTTTTCTCCCGTCCGCGGCGGGACGGTCCGGCGAGCGCTCTGAG gaggagACGGAGGAGAGGGGCGACCTTTCCTCCGACGATTCCAACGGGGAAAGCGGACTGGCCCAAAAGGTGGGCGCGCCCCCGCCACCTTACCGGCAG ACGACGGCAGAAGAAGGACGTCCGCCCTCTCGGGGGTCTCCTCCGGCGCCGGGGCGGGAGGACCTCCAGTCAGCGCCCGCCGAATCCTCCTCCGACGAGGACGTGGAGAAGGAGGCCGGCGGAAGCATCCTGCCTCCGTCCGTCCTGGATAAGGCGGGCGCCATCGCCCGCCACTTGGCGGCGGAGAGCCCGCGCCGGAGGGGCCCCGTCCCAGCCCGGTCGCCCGGCGGCTTCCGGCGAGGGGGAGGCGCGGCCCGGCCCAGACCGGACCGGGGCCTGTCCGGCCGGGAGCGACTCCTCGTCGGGAAGATCAGGAATTACTACGACAACGCCGAGAGCGGAGACGCCGGCTTCGGCCTCCGCCGCCGGGAGAGCCTGACGTACATCCCGGCGGGCCTGGTCAAAACCTCCGTGGGCCGCCTCAACCGGCCCGGAGGGCGTGGGCCGCCGAATGGCAGAGTTTGGGCGCTCCGCCGTGACCTCCCGGACGGCGGGAAGGTAGCTCGGGCGGAGCCCCCAGACTCCGCGGCCGTCGAGGGCCGGGAGTCGGCCACTTCCGGCCAGAGGTTCCGGCCCGGCGAGGGAGGCCACCGCGGGAGACCCGGAGACGAGGGGGCCCTCCGAGCCGGACCCCCGGACGGCGGGATCCCCGGGCCGCCGGACGACGCGGACGGCAAGGTCCGCCACCTGGCTCGGCGGTACAGCCGGCGTCTGAAAAGCCAGGAAGCCCCGGCCGGGCGGAGCGTCGGCCAGAGTTTTAGCGGCCGGAAGGCGCTGGCTGGCGTGCTGGAAGAAAGCG GTCGGGAGCGAGGGGCGCCGGCCGGACTCGGCCCGTCCGCCCCGTCCACCTCGTCCACCCCGTCCGGCGTCCCTCACTCCGACGAAGGCTTCGACTGGCCCGACGTGCGGGAGCTGCGGTCCAAGTACTCCGAGGCCGGCGTCCCGGAATCGCGGCGGCGGCGTTCTTTGCGCCACGCGCGGCCAAAATCCCGCCAGCGGCTTGGCCGAGCTCGCTCTCTGGATGTCCAGCGGCAGAACCGGGACGCCGAAGACGTGGTCCCCCGGGAGGAGCCGGCTCTCCCAAACACTGCGGCGGTGGCaaacgacgacgacggcggcggcggcgaggcgTACGTGGAGATCCGCTCCCCCACCAGTCGGGAGAAGATCTCCATCCCGGCGGTGGCGGACCGCTGTCGCGCGTACCAGGAGTCGGACGAGTACCGAGCGAGAAGTCGGGGAGAAGCGGCCGAGACGCCGCCCCCGCGGGGCCACCCGGCCGAGGGCTCGCCCGACGCACGCCGCGCCGACAACGGCCTGGTGAAAAATCTTCGGGAAAAGTTCCAGAAGCTCAACTCCTGA
- the LOC144211057 gene encoding pleckstrin homology domain-containing family G member 3-like isoform X3 translates to MAPTYLERVVSEIIETERTYVTDLRMIVEDYLAHVIERAELSVRPEQVCFLFGNIEDIYEFNSELLQDLDLCRRDAVAVARCFVSKSQYFDIYTQYCTNYPNSVAALSACMRDQSLAGFFRERQAASERPLPLGSYLLKPVQRILKYHLLLQEIAKHFDPEDEGYEVVEEAICAMTAVAWYINDMKRKHEHAVRLQEVQSLLLNWKGPELSCYGELVLEGSFKVHRAKNQRTLFLLERVLLITKRRGQHYVYKTHIACSSLMLIESAKDTMSFSVTHYKQPKRPHTVQAKSADEKSTWAQHIKRVILENHHDIIPQKAKDAIFNSQHPAKYRREKVPSSSSDTFPRRRSSDRERAAGGKSVDLSSANGGALSPLFLPSAAGRSGERSEEETEERGDLSSDDSNGESGLAQKVGAPPPPYRQTTAEEGRPPSRGSPPAPGREDLQSAPAESSSDEDVEKEAGGSILPPSVLDKAGAIARHLAAESPRRRGPVPARSPGGFRRGGGAARPRPDRGLSGRERLLVGKIRNYYDNAESGDAGFGLRRRESLTYIPAGLVKTSVGRLNRPGGRGPPNGRVWALRRDLPDGGKVARAEPPDSAAVEGRESATSGQRFRPGEGGHRGRPGDEGALRAGPPDGGIPGPPDDADGKVRHLARRYSRRLKSQEAPAGRSVGQSFSGRKALAGVLEESGPGRERGAPAGLGPSAPSTSSTPSGVPHSDEGFDWPDVRELRSKYSEAGVPESRRRRSLRHARPKSRQRLGRARSLDVQRQNRDAEDVVPREEPALPNTAAVANDDDGGGGEAYVEIRSPTSREKISIPAVADRCRAYQESDEYRARSRGEAAETPPPRGHPAEGSPDARRADNGLVKNLREKFQKLNS, encoded by the exons ATGGCGCCCACGTACCTGGAGCGCGTGGTCTCCGAGATCATCGAGACGGAGAGGACTTACGTCACCGACCTGCGGATGATCGTGGAG GACTACCTGGCGCACGTCATCGAGCGGGCCGAGCTGAGCGTCCGACCGGAGCAGGTGTGCTTCCTCTTTGGGAACATCGAGGACATTTACGAGTTCAACAG CGAGCTGCTCCAGGACCTGGACCTGTGCCGGCGGGACGCCGTGGCGGTGGCCCGCTGCTTTGTCAGCAAG AGCCAGTACTTTGACATCTACACGCAGTACTGCACCAACTACCCCAA CTCGGTGGCGGCGCTGAGCGCCTGCATGCGGGACCAGAGCCTGGCCGGCTTCTTCCGGGAGCGGCAGGCGGCCTCGGAGCGCCCGCTGCCCCTGGGCTCCTACCTGCTGAAACCGGTTCAGAGGATCCTCAAGTACCACCTCCTGCTTCAG GAAATCGCCAAGCACTTTGACCCCGAGGACGAGGGCTACGAGGTGGTGGAGGAGGCCATCTGCGCCATGACGGCCGTGGCCTGGTACATCAACGACATGAAGCGCAAGCACGAGCACGCCGTCAGACTGCAG GAGGTGCAGTCGTTGCTGCTGAACTGGAAAGGTCCGGAGCTGAGCTGCTACGGCGAGCTGGTCCTGGAGGGAAGCTTCAAGGTGCACCGCGCCAAAAACCAGCGCACGCTCTTCCTCTTGGAACGCGTGCTGCTCATCACCAAACGTCGCGGCCAGCACTACGTCTACAAGACGCACATTGCC TGCTCCTCCTTGATGCTGATCGAGAGCGCCAAAGACACTATGAGCTTCAGCGTCACGCACTACAAGCAGCCCAAGCGCCCGCACACCGTGCAG GCCAAGTCGGCGGACGAGAAGAGCACGTGGGCCCAGCACATCAAACGCGTCATTCTGGAAAACCACCACGACATCATCCCGCAGAAG GCAAAAGACGCCATCTTCAATTCACAAC ATCCCGCCAAATATCGGCGGGAGAAAGTGCCGTCCTCCTCGTCGGACACCTTCCCGCGCCGACGCTCCTCAG ACCGGGAAAGGGCGGCCGGCGGCAAAAGCGTGGACTTGTCGTCAGCCAACGGCGGCGCGCTCTCGCCGCTTTTTCTCCCGTCCGCGGCGGGACGGTCCGGCGAGCGCTCTGAG gaggagACGGAGGAGAGGGGCGACCTTTCCTCCGACGATTCCAACGGGGAAAGCGGACTGGCCCAAAAGGTGGGCGCGCCCCCGCCACCTTACCGGCAG ACGACGGCAGAAGAAGGACGTCCGCCCTCTCGGGGGTCTCCTCCGGCGCCGGGGCGGGAGGACCTCCAGTCAGCGCCCGCCGAATCCTCCTCCGACGAGGACGTGGAGAAGGAGGCCGGCGGAAGCATCCTGCCTCCGTCCGTCCTGGATAAGGCGGGCGCCATCGCCCGCCACTTGGCGGCGGAGAGCCCGCGCCGGAGGGGCCCCGTCCCAGCCCGGTCGCCCGGCGGCTTCCGGCGAGGGGGAGGCGCGGCCCGGCCCAGACCGGACCGGGGCCTGTCCGGCCGGGAGCGACTCCTCGTCGGGAAGATCAGGAATTACTACGACAACGCCGAGAGCGGAGACGCCGGCTTCGGCCTCCGCCGCCGGGAGAGCCTGACGTACATCCCGGCGGGCCTGGTCAAAACCTCCGTGGGCCGCCTCAACCGGCCCGGAGGGCGTGGGCCGCCGAATGGCAGAGTTTGGGCGCTCCGCCGTGACCTCCCGGACGGCGGGAAGGTAGCTCGGGCGGAGCCCCCAGACTCCGCGGCCGTCGAGGGCCGGGAGTCGGCCACTTCCGGCCAGAGGTTCCGGCCCGGCGAGGGAGGCCACCGCGGGAGACCCGGAGACGAGGGGGCCCTCCGAGCCGGACCCCCGGACGGCGGGATCCCCGGGCCGCCGGACGACGCGGACGGCAAGGTCCGCCACCTGGCTCGGCGGTACAGCCGGCGTCTGAAAAGCCAGGAAGCCCCGGCCGGGCGGAGCGTCGGCCAGAGTTTTAGCGGCCGGAAGGCGCTGGCTGGCGTGCTGGAAGAAAGCG GACCAGGTCGGGAGCGAGGGGCGCCGGCCGGACTCGGCCCGTCCGCCCCGTCCACCTCGTCCACCCCGTCCGGCGTCCCTCACTCCGACGAAGGCTTCGACTGGCCCGACGTGCGGGAGCTGCGGTCCAAGTACTCCGAGGCCGGCGTCCCGGAATCGCGGCGGCGGCGTTCTTTGCGCCACGCGCGGCCAAAATCCCGCCAGCGGCTTGGCCGAGCTCGCTCTCTGGATGTCCAGCGGCAGAACCGGGACGCCGAAGACGTGGTCCCCCGGGAGGAGCCGGCTCTCCCAAACACTGCGGCGGTGGCaaacgacgacgacggcggcggcggcgaggcgTACGTGGAGATCCGCTCCCCCACCAGTCGGGAGAAGATCTCCATCCCGGCGGTGGCGGACCGCTGTCGCGCGTACCAGGAGTCGGACGAGTACCGAGCGAGAAGTCGGGGAGAAGCGGCCGAGACGCCGCCCCCGCGGGGCCACCCGGCCGAGGGCTCGCCCGACGCACGCCGCGCCGACAACGGCCTGGTGAAAAATCTTCGGGAAAAGTTCCAGAAGCTCAACTCCTGA
- the LOC144211057 gene encoding pleckstrin homology domain-containing family G member 3-like isoform X1, with amino-acid sequence MAPTYLERVVSEIIETERTYVTDLRMIVEDYLAHVIERAELSVRPEQVCFLFGNIEDIYEFNSELLQDLDLCRRDAVAVARCFVSKSQYFDIYTQYCTNYPNSVAALSACMRDQSLAGFFRERQAASERPLPLGSYLLKPVQRILKYHLLLQEIAKHFDPEDEGYEVVEEAICAMTAVAWYINDMKRKHEHAVRLQEVQSLLLNWKGPELSCYGELVLEGSFKVHRAKNQRTLFLLERVLLITKRRGQHYVYKTHIACSSLMLIESAKDTMSFSVTHYKQPKRPHTVQAKSADEKSTWAQHIKRVILENHHDIIPQKAKDAIFNSQHPAKYRREKVPSSSSDTFPRRRSSGKRRGGPRNDPVTWRRFLTSDRERAAGGKSVDLSSANGGALSPLFLPSAAGRSGERSEEETEERGDLSSDDSNGESGLAQKVGAPPPPYRQTTAEEGRPPSRGSPPAPGREDLQSAPAESSSDEDVEKEAGGSILPPSVLDKAGAIARHLAAESPRRRGPVPARSPGGFRRGGGAARPRPDRGLSGRERLLVGKIRNYYDNAESGDAGFGLRRRESLTYIPAGLVKTSVGRLNRPGGRGPPNGRVWALRRDLPDGGKVARAEPPDSAAVEGRESATSGQRFRPGEGGHRGRPGDEGALRAGPPDGGIPGPPDDADGKVRHLARRYSRRLKSQEAPAGRSVGQSFSGRKALAGVLEESGPGRERGAPAGLGPSAPSTSSTPSGVPHSDEGFDWPDVRELRSKYSEAGVPESRRRRSLRHARPKSRQRLGRARSLDVQRQNRDAEDVVPREEPALPNTAAVANDDDGGGGEAYVEIRSPTSREKISIPAVADRCRAYQESDEYRARSRGEAAETPPPRGHPAEGSPDARRADNGLVKNLREKFQKLNS; translated from the exons ATGGCGCCCACGTACCTGGAGCGCGTGGTCTCCGAGATCATCGAGACGGAGAGGACTTACGTCACCGACCTGCGGATGATCGTGGAG GACTACCTGGCGCACGTCATCGAGCGGGCCGAGCTGAGCGTCCGACCGGAGCAGGTGTGCTTCCTCTTTGGGAACATCGAGGACATTTACGAGTTCAACAG CGAGCTGCTCCAGGACCTGGACCTGTGCCGGCGGGACGCCGTGGCGGTGGCCCGCTGCTTTGTCAGCAAG AGCCAGTACTTTGACATCTACACGCAGTACTGCACCAACTACCCCAA CTCGGTGGCGGCGCTGAGCGCCTGCATGCGGGACCAGAGCCTGGCCGGCTTCTTCCGGGAGCGGCAGGCGGCCTCGGAGCGCCCGCTGCCCCTGGGCTCCTACCTGCTGAAACCGGTTCAGAGGATCCTCAAGTACCACCTCCTGCTTCAG GAAATCGCCAAGCACTTTGACCCCGAGGACGAGGGCTACGAGGTGGTGGAGGAGGCCATCTGCGCCATGACGGCCGTGGCCTGGTACATCAACGACATGAAGCGCAAGCACGAGCACGCCGTCAGACTGCAG GAGGTGCAGTCGTTGCTGCTGAACTGGAAAGGTCCGGAGCTGAGCTGCTACGGCGAGCTGGTCCTGGAGGGAAGCTTCAAGGTGCACCGCGCCAAAAACCAGCGCACGCTCTTCCTCTTGGAACGCGTGCTGCTCATCACCAAACGTCGCGGCCAGCACTACGTCTACAAGACGCACATTGCC TGCTCCTCCTTGATGCTGATCGAGAGCGCCAAAGACACTATGAGCTTCAGCGTCACGCACTACAAGCAGCCCAAGCGCCCGCACACCGTGCAG GCCAAGTCGGCGGACGAGAAGAGCACGTGGGCCCAGCACATCAAACGCGTCATTCTGGAAAACCACCACGACATCATCCCGCAGAAG GCAAAAGACGCCATCTTCAATTCACAAC ATCCCGCCAAATATCGGCGGGAGAAAGTGCCGTCCTCCTCGTCGGACACCTTCCCGCGCCGACGCTCCTCAGGTAAACGTCGCGGCGGGCCGCGGAACGACCCAGTGACGTGGCGCCGGTTTTTGACTTCAGACCGGGAAAGGGCGGCCGGCGGCAAAAGCGTGGACTTGTCGTCAGCCAACGGCGGCGCGCTCTCGCCGCTTTTTCTCCCGTCCGCGGCGGGACGGTCCGGCGAGCGCTCTGAG gaggagACGGAGGAGAGGGGCGACCTTTCCTCCGACGATTCCAACGGGGAAAGCGGACTGGCCCAAAAGGTGGGCGCGCCCCCGCCACCTTACCGGCAG ACGACGGCAGAAGAAGGACGTCCGCCCTCTCGGGGGTCTCCTCCGGCGCCGGGGCGGGAGGACCTCCAGTCAGCGCCCGCCGAATCCTCCTCCGACGAGGACGTGGAGAAGGAGGCCGGCGGAAGCATCCTGCCTCCGTCCGTCCTGGATAAGGCGGGCGCCATCGCCCGCCACTTGGCGGCGGAGAGCCCGCGCCGGAGGGGCCCCGTCCCAGCCCGGTCGCCCGGCGGCTTCCGGCGAGGGGGAGGCGCGGCCCGGCCCAGACCGGACCGGGGCCTGTCCGGCCGGGAGCGACTCCTCGTCGGGAAGATCAGGAATTACTACGACAACGCCGAGAGCGGAGACGCCGGCTTCGGCCTCCGCCGCCGGGAGAGCCTGACGTACATCCCGGCGGGCCTGGTCAAAACCTCCGTGGGCCGCCTCAACCGGCCCGGAGGGCGTGGGCCGCCGAATGGCAGAGTTTGGGCGCTCCGCCGTGACCTCCCGGACGGCGGGAAGGTAGCTCGGGCGGAGCCCCCAGACTCCGCGGCCGTCGAGGGCCGGGAGTCGGCCACTTCCGGCCAGAGGTTCCGGCCCGGCGAGGGAGGCCACCGCGGGAGACCCGGAGACGAGGGGGCCCTCCGAGCCGGACCCCCGGACGGCGGGATCCCCGGGCCGCCGGACGACGCGGACGGCAAGGTCCGCCACCTGGCTCGGCGGTACAGCCGGCGTCTGAAAAGCCAGGAAGCCCCGGCCGGGCGGAGCGTCGGCCAGAGTTTTAGCGGCCGGAAGGCGCTGGCTGGCGTGCTGGAAGAAAGCG GACCAGGTCGGGAGCGAGGGGCGCCGGCCGGACTCGGCCCGTCCGCCCCGTCCACCTCGTCCACCCCGTCCGGCGTCCCTCACTCCGACGAAGGCTTCGACTGGCCCGACGTGCGGGAGCTGCGGTCCAAGTACTCCGAGGCCGGCGTCCCGGAATCGCGGCGGCGGCGTTCTTTGCGCCACGCGCGGCCAAAATCCCGCCAGCGGCTTGGCCGAGCTCGCTCTCTGGATGTCCAGCGGCAGAACCGGGACGCCGAAGACGTGGTCCCCCGGGAGGAGCCGGCTCTCCCAAACACTGCGGCGGTGGCaaacgacgacgacggcggcggcggcgaggcgTACGTGGAGATCCGCTCCCCCACCAGTCGGGAGAAGATCTCCATCCCGGCGGTGGCGGACCGCTGTCGCGCGTACCAGGAGTCGGACGAGTACCGAGCGAGAAGTCGGGGAGAAGCGGCCGAGACGCCGCCCCCGCGGGGCCACCCGGCCGAGGGCTCGCCCGACGCACGCCGCGCCGACAACGGCCTGGTGAAAAATCTTCGGGAAAAGTTCCAGAAGCTCAACTCCTGA